In a genomic window of Thermoanaerobaculales bacterium:
- a CDS encoding RidA family protein, whose product MAADRYRSASPYEGLIGFSRAVRRGDRILVSGTAPIDADGGTVAGDAATQARRCFTIILEAVAALGGRREDVVRTRMFIVDPADWDAVTRVHGEFFGEVFPAATLVVVQQLIDPRWRVEIEAEAIVEE is encoded by the coding sequence ATGGCGGCTGACCGGTACCGTTCCGCATCTCCGTACGAAGGGCTGATCGGGTTCTCCCGAGCCGTCCGCCGGGGCGACCGGATCCTGGTGTCAGGAACCGCCCCGATCGACGCCGACGGCGGAACCGTGGCCGGCGACGCCGCGACCCAGGCGCGGCGCTGCTTCACGATCATCCTCGAGGCGGTGGCGGCGCTCGGCGGGCGCCGCGAGGACGTTGTCCGGACCAGGATGTTCATCGTCGACCCGGCAGACTGGGACGCGGTGACGCGGGTCCACGGCGAGTTCTTCGGCGAGGTCTTCCCGGCGGCGACGCTGGTGGTGGTCCAGCAGCTGATCGATCCCCGATGGCGGGTCGAGATCGAGGCCGAGGCGATCGTCGAGGAGTGA
- the amrS gene encoding AmmeMemoRadiSam system radical SAM enzyme: protein MTEIPTKLDLHPTRYWRRLDDERVVCELCPRLCKLKEGQRGLCFVRMAHRGEIVLTTYGRSSGFCVDPIEKKPLNHFYPGTAVLSFGTAGCNLACRFCQNWDMSKSRQMDTLADAASPEQIARAAARLGCRSVAFTYNDPVIFLEYAVDVARACHEAGLAAVAVTAGEILPEPRRDLFAHIDAANVDLKAFSEDFYQRLCGGSLQPVLDTLVWLAEETTVWVELTTLLIPGHNDSDDEIDRMTRWVVERLGPEVPMHFTAFHPDFKMLDLPPTPPSTLSRARRIALANGVRFAYTGNVHDERGGSTFCPGCGELLIGRDWYELTAWHLDDEGCCRRCKARCPGRFDARPGSWGPRRLPVRLGDLATGRP, encoded by the coding sequence ATGACCGAGATCCCGACCAAGCTCGATCTCCATCCGACCCGCTACTGGCGGCGGCTCGACGACGAACGGGTCGTGTGCGAGCTCTGCCCGCGGCTGTGCAAGCTCAAGGAGGGCCAGCGCGGGCTGTGCTTTGTCCGCATGGCGCACCGCGGCGAGATCGTGCTCACCACCTACGGACGCTCGTCGGGCTTCTGCGTCGACCCGATCGAAAAGAAGCCCCTCAACCACTTCTACCCCGGCACCGCCGTGCTGTCCTTCGGCACCGCCGGCTGCAACCTGGCGTGCCGCTTCTGCCAGAACTGGGACATGTCGAAGTCGCGCCAGATGGACACCCTCGCCGACGCCGCCTCACCCGAGCAGATCGCCCGCGCGGCGGCCAGGCTCGGCTGCCGCAGCGTGGCCTTCACCTACAACGACCCGGTGATCTTCCTCGAGTACGCGGTGGACGTCGCCAGGGCGTGCCACGAGGCCGGCCTCGCGGCGGTGGCGGTGACCGCCGGCGAGATCCTGCCCGAGCCGCGCCGCGACCTCTTCGCCCACATCGACGCCGCCAACGTCGATCTCAAGGCCTTCTCCGAGGACTTCTACCAGCGGCTGTGCGGCGGCTCCCTGCAGCCGGTGCTCGACACCCTGGTCTGGCTCGCCGAGGAGACCACGGTCTGGGTCGAGCTGACCACGCTGCTGATCCCCGGCCACAACGACTCGGACGACGAGATCGACCGCATGACGCGCTGGGTGGTCGAGCGGCTGGGACCGGAGGTGCCGATGCACTTCACCGCCTTCCACCCCGACTTCAAGATGCTCGACCTCCCGCCGACCCCGCCCTCGACCCTGTCCCGCGCCCGCCGGATCGCCCTCGCCAACGGGGTCCGCTTCGCCTACACCGGCAACGTCCACGATGAGCGCGGCGGCAGCACCTTCTGCCCGGGCTGCGGGGAGCTGCTGATCGGCCGCGACTGGTACGAGCTCACGGCCTGGCACCTCGACGACGAGGGCTGCTGCCGGCGCTGCAAAGCCCGCTGCCCCGGCCGCTTCGACGCCCGGCCTGGAAGCTGGGGGCCGCGCAGGCTGCCGGTGCGGCTCGGGGACCTCGCGACCGGCCGGCCCTGA
- the fahA gene encoding fumarylacetoacetase produces MAPTDRTRHSFVEVAPGSDFPIHNLPFGVFRPRALAKPRIGVAIGEEVLDLSLLVERGLFRGPEMRDTYVFHEPSLNAFLSMGRPAWREARQRIVGLLDAGEPELRDDAGLRDAALLPAASVEMLLPARIGDYTDFYSSREHATNLGTMFRGPANALQPNWLHLPVGYHGRSSSIVVSGTDVRRPWGQYLPEGADRPSCGPSRVMDFELEVGFLVGPGNELGSPIPVDRAAEHIFGLVLVNDWSARDIQRWEYVPLGPFLGKSFATSISPWVVTLDALEPFRCAGPAQDDPAPLPYLSSPGDWAFDISLEVLLQTAAMAEPVRIANANYAWLYWNMCQQVAHHTVNGCNLRPGDLLASGTISGPEREQRGSLLELAWRGAEPLQLPSGERRSSLEDGDTVIMRGRCEHDGLRLGLGEVRGTLLPAREP; encoded by the coding sequence ATGGCACCGACTGACCGCACCCGGCACTCGTTCGTCGAGGTCGCGCCCGGCTCCGACTTCCCGATCCACAACCTGCCGTTCGGCGTCTTCCGGCCGCGCGCGCTGGCCAAGCCCCGGATCGGCGTCGCGATCGGCGAGGAGGTCCTCGACCTGTCGCTGCTGGTCGAGCGGGGGCTGTTCCGCGGCCCGGAAATGCGCGACACCTACGTCTTCCACGAGCCGAGCCTCAACGCGTTCCTGTCGATGGGCCGGCCGGCCTGGCGGGAGGCGCGGCAGCGGATCGTCGGGCTGCTCGACGCCGGCGAGCCGGAGCTGCGCGACGACGCCGGCCTGCGCGACGCGGCCCTCCTGCCCGCGGCGTCGGTCGAGATGCTGCTGCCGGCCCGCATCGGCGACTACACCGACTTCTACTCGTCGCGGGAGCACGCCACCAACCTCGGGACCATGTTCCGCGGGCCGGCCAACGCCCTGCAGCCGAACTGGCTCCACCTGCCGGTCGGCTACCACGGCCGCTCGAGCTCGATCGTGGTCAGCGGCACCGACGTCCGGCGGCCCTGGGGCCAGTACTTGCCGGAGGGCGCCGACCGGCCGAGCTGCGGGCCGAGCCGGGTGATGGACTTCGAGCTCGAGGTGGGCTTCCTGGTCGGACCGGGCAACGAGCTCGGGTCGCCGATCCCGGTCGACCGCGCCGCCGAGCACATCTTCGGCCTGGTGCTGGTCAACGACTGGTCGGCGCGCGACATCCAGCGCTGGGAGTACGTGCCGCTCGGGCCCTTCCTGGGCAAGAGCTTCGCGACCTCGATCTCGCCCTGGGTCGTCACCCTCGACGCCCTCGAGCCGTTCCGCTGTGCCGGACCCGCCCAGGACGACCCGGCGCCGCTGCCCTACCTCTCAAGCCCCGGCGACTGGGCTTTCGACATCTCGCTCGAGGTGCTGCTGCAGACCGCGGCGATGGCCGAGCCGGTGCGCATCGCAAACGCCAACTACGCCTGGCTCTACTGGAACATGTGCCAGCAGGTCGCCCACCACACCGTGAACGGCTGCAACCTGAGGCCCGGCGACCTGCTCGCTTCGGGCACGATCAGCGGTCCGGAGCGCGAGCAGCGCGGCTCGCTGCTCGAGCTCGCCTGGCGCGGCGCCGAGCCGCTTCAGCTGCCGAGCGGCGAGAGGCGCAGCTCGCTCGAGGACGGCGACACGGTGATCATGCGGGGCCGCTGCGAGCATGACGGCCTGCGGCTCGGCCTCGGCGAGGTCCGGGGGACGCTGCTGCCGGCCCGCGAGCCCTAG